The Variovorax sp. S12S4 genome includes the window GCTGGGAAATTTCACCCTGCCGCTGGCCAGCCGTGCGCGCGAGGTGCTGGGCATCGAAGGCAGCGACACCCTGGTGGCGCGCGCGAGCGACAACTTCAAGAAGAACGAACCAGCCACGCTGGCCAGGCGGGCGCTTTCGCCGACCCGGTTCGTGGCGCGCAATCTCTTCGAAATGACGCCCGCCATGCTGGTGGCCGACGGCAGCGCGGACAAGTGGCTGGTCGACCCCCCGCGCGAAGGCGCGTTCGCGCTCGCCAAGGCCATGGCCGACCTGCACCTGCAGCCGGAGCTGCGAACCGACGGCTGGACGCCGCCGAAGCGCATCGTGTACGTGAGCTGCAATCCGTCCACCTTGGCGCGCGATGCCGGCCTGCTGGTACATCAGGCGGGATACCGCTGCACCTTTGCCGGAGTGATCAACATGTTTCCGCACACGGCGCACGTGGAGTCGATTGCGGTGTTCGATCTGGCATGAAAAAAGGGCCCGACGGGGCCCTTTTTCTTGGCGCCGCGGGAAGCGCCTTCGTTCGATTCGATCAGTCGCGCTCGCCGCCGGCAATGCCCAGCAGGGCCAGCAGGCTCTGGAATACGTTGAACAGGTCCAGGTAGAGCGCGAGCGTGGCGCTGATGTAGTTGGTTTCGCCGCCGTCCATGATCTGCTTCAGGTCATAGAGCATGAAGGCCGAGAAGATGCCGATGGCGGCCACCGAGATGGCCATCATGCCGGCGCTCGAGCCGACGAAGACGTTGATGATGGAGCCCACCATCAGCACCATGGCGCCGACGAAGAGCCACTTGCCCATGCCGGACAGGTCGCGCTTGATCACGGTGGCCAGCGAAGCCATCACGAAGAACACGCCGGCGGTGCCGCCGAACGCGGTCATGATGAGCTCGGAGCCGTTCTTGAACCCCAGCACCATGGCGATGAGCCGCGACAGCATCAGGCCCATGAAGAAGGTGAAGGCCAGCAGCACCGGCACGCCGGCGGCCGAGTTCTTGGTTTTCTCGATGGCGAACATGAAGCCGAAGGCGCCGCCGAGGAAAACGATAAGGCCCAGCCCGCCCGTGAGCGAGCGGGTAATACCGGTGCTCACGCCGATCCATGCGCCCAGCACGGTGGGCAACAGGCTCAGGGCGAGCAGCCAGTAGGTGTTGCGCAGGACGCGTTGGCGCTCAGCCTGCGGCAGCACCTGGCCGTAGCCGGTGGAAGTGTCGAGGGTGGTCACGCGGTCGTTCATGGCAGTAGCTCCTTTGGTTGCTGCACTGACGCAGTTGGGCGCATTCTAGGGTTCTGCAAGAGGGGGTGATACAAAGACCGTATGGATGATGGTCCTAAGGGCGCCGGGACCGGCCGGCTCTTTGGCCGTTATGCTCTTGGGTTTACGCAACCGACGCTCCAAATGAAGACCAAGTCCTTCCTCGAACTCGCCGACG containing:
- a CDS encoding Bax inhibitor-1/YccA family protein, translated to MNDRVTTLDTSTGYGQVLPQAERQRVLRNTYWLLALSLLPTVLGAWIGVSTGITRSLTGGLGLIVFLGGAFGFMFAIEKTKNSAAGVPVLLAFTFFMGLMLSRLIAMVLGFKNGSELIMTAFGGTAGVFFVMASLATVIKRDLSGMGKWLFVGAMVLMVGSIINVFVGSSAGMMAISVAAIGIFSAFMLYDLKQIMDGGETNYISATLALYLDLFNVFQSLLALLGIAGGERD